One Paenarthrobacter aurescens TC1 DNA window includes the following coding sequences:
- a CDS encoding putative triosephosphate isomerase (tpiA) (identified by match to protein family HMM PF00121), with protein MMLPAPDTVFIGVSTKMYMGYAHSLEWVEQLVAEVDARPALTAGRVVPFVIPSFPVLPEAARLLAGTPLVLGAQNCSWADGPWTGEVSPSMLAELGVGLVEIGHAERRRYFGEDEAMIALKVSAAVDAGLTPLLCVGETEVLEPEAAAAMVFLHIKAAVSGDWSVASQLVIAYEPVWAIGAPEPASAEYVSRVVAALRESLAQHGLAGIPVIYGGSAKPGLLPQLDGVSGLFLGRFAHDAANFGRVLDEALSFCTADALKTPSRGR; from the coding sequence GTGATGCTGCCTGCTCCTGACACCGTGTTCATTGGTGTCAGCACCAAGATGTACATGGGCTACGCGCATAGCCTGGAATGGGTGGAACAGCTGGTGGCTGAAGTGGACGCCCGTCCGGCCCTCACGGCCGGGCGGGTGGTCCCGTTTGTGATCCCGTCGTTTCCGGTATTACCCGAGGCAGCGCGGCTCCTTGCCGGAACGCCGCTGGTCCTGGGTGCGCAGAATTGCAGCTGGGCCGACGGGCCGTGGACGGGCGAGGTGTCACCCTCCATGCTTGCTGAGCTCGGCGTTGGACTCGTGGAGATCGGCCACGCAGAACGACGCCGCTACTTCGGTGAAGATGAGGCGATGATTGCGCTCAAGGTGAGTGCCGCCGTCGACGCCGGACTGACGCCGCTGCTGTGCGTGGGGGAGACCGAAGTCCTCGAACCGGAGGCGGCTGCAGCCATGGTGTTTTTGCACATCAAGGCAGCCGTTTCGGGCGACTGGTCGGTCGCCTCCCAACTGGTGATTGCGTATGAACCTGTGTGGGCGATCGGTGCTCCTGAGCCTGCCTCGGCCGAGTATGTTTCCCGCGTGGTGGCTGCCCTGCGCGAATCGTTGGCCCAGCACGGATTGGCCGGGATTCCTGTCATCTACGGAGGCTCCGCCAAACCTGGACTGTTGCCGCAGCTGGACGGGGTGTCCGGGCTTTTCCTCGGCCGGTTTGCCCACGACGCCGCCAACTTCGGACGGGTCCTCGACGAAGCCCTGAGTTTTTGTACAGCAGATGCCCTTAAGACGCCTTCTAGAGGGCGTTAG
- a CDS encoding Cytosine deaminase (identified by match to protein family HMM PF00383), giving the protein MTETDNTLDPAFEAAYQAAQKSLSEGGIPIGAALARGGKVIASGHNERVQHGDPIAHGEMSALRAAGRQTSYRDTTLYTTLAPCAMCTGTIIQFKIPRVVVGEAETFPGEFDLLRSRGVEVVVLDDPRCVDMMRTFQEEHPELWAEDIAE; this is encoded by the coding sequence ATGACTGAGACAGACAACACCCTGGACCCCGCTTTCGAAGCCGCCTACCAAGCCGCACAAAAGAGCCTCAGCGAGGGCGGCATTCCCATCGGGGCCGCATTGGCCCGTGGTGGGAAAGTCATTGCCAGCGGACACAATGAACGAGTACAGCATGGGGATCCGATCGCGCACGGGGAAATGTCCGCGCTGAGGGCTGCCGGGCGTCAGACAAGCTACCGCGACACCACGCTTTACACCACCTTGGCGCCATGTGCCATGTGCACGGGAACCATCATCCAGTTCAAGATCCCGCGGGTAGTGGTTGGAGAGGCCGAAACTTTCCCCGGTGAATTCGATCTCCTGCGTTCACGTGGCGTGGAGGTCGTGGTGCTGGACGACCCCCGGTGTGTGGACATGATGCGTACTTTCCAAGAGGAACACCCCGAATTGTGGGCTGAAGATATCGCCGAATAA
- a CDS encoding CBS domains protein (identified by match to protein family HMM PF00571): protein MSAVREFMTTNAQCIEEDKTLQEAARLMRDMDCGSLPICGHDGKLTGFITDRDIVVKCLAEGKDAREVRASELATGKPYWVDADANVDEAVTMMEEHQVRRLPVISDHKLVGIISQGDIARNHYAEQRLGEMVEHISAKERMSH from the coding sequence ATGAGTGCCGTACGTGAATTCATGACAACCAATGCCCAGTGCATCGAAGAGGATAAGACTCTTCAAGAAGCCGCCAGGCTGATGAGGGATATGGACTGCGGTTCGCTTCCCATCTGCGGCCACGACGGCAAGCTCACCGGCTTCATCACCGACCGCGACATCGTGGTCAAGTGTTTGGCTGAAGGCAAGGATGCAAGGGAAGTCCGCGCCAGCGAACTCGCTACCGGTAAGCCGTACTGGGTGGACGCCGATGCCAACGTTGACGAAGCCGTCACCATGATGGAGGAACATCAGGTGCGCCGCCTGCCTGTCATCAGCGATCACAAGTTGGTAGGCATCATCAGCCAGGGCGATATTGCGCGCAACCACTACGCCGAACAGCGTCTCGGCGAAATGGTGGAGCACATTTCAGCCAAGGAGCGCATGTCGCACTGA
- a CDS encoding hypothetical protein (identified by Glimmer2; putative), translated as MQELLIILRDGFVSDDVTVTVNGKEAVSERDVSTKALLGMADELTVELPAKGATVGVEVSSRKLSATRKLAGKPKSLLVSIEDGELVLREGTGREAFL; from the coding sequence ATGCAGGAACTGCTCATCATCCTTCGGGACGGGTTTGTTTCCGATGACGTGACAGTGACCGTCAACGGCAAGGAAGCCGTGTCGGAGAGGGATGTGTCCACCAAGGCCCTGTTGGGGATGGCCGACGAACTGACAGTTGAGCTGCCAGCCAAAGGCGCCACAGTGGGCGTTGAGGTCAGCAGCCGAAAACTTAGCGCCACGAGGAAGCTCGCGGGGAAACCCAAGAGCCTGCTGGTCTCCATCGAAGACGGCGAACTCGTGCTGCGTGAAGGAACGGGCCGCGAGGCGTTCCTCTAG
- a CDS encoding putative transcriptional accessory protein (identified by match to protein family HMM PF00575) produces MVTSNLQHQSADSAIHALIAEELGVKTWQVKAAVELLDAGSTVPFIARYRKEVTGTLDDTQLRDLEERLRYLRELEERRKSVLEAIAAQGKLTPELEAAVVGADTKARLEDIYLPFKSKRRTKAQIAREAGLEPLADVLLANPHLDPATEAAKYLNAEHSIDDAAAALAGARAILVERVGQDADLAEDLRERLWKQGRMVSRVKKGMETEGQKFKDYYEFTQVPSGMPSHRVLALLRGEKDGVLELDLAEADPADDDALAAARGRYENAVAKCLGVANQGRPADTWLTQTAQLAWRGRILDRLTTDLRGRMFADAEDEAVRVFAANLRDVLLAAPAGNRATLGLDPGLRTGVKVAVVDGTGKVVTTDTIYPHAPAKKWDEALATLGRLAKQYNVELVAIGNGTASRETDKLATELIKSLEAAGSKGIQKLVVSEAGASVYSASALAASELPGMDVSLRGAVSIARRLQDPLAELVKIEPKSIGVGQYQHDVTAAKLDRSLDAVVEDCVNAVGVDVNTASPALLSRVAGVGPLLSENIVAYRNQNGPFAKRSDLKKVPRLGAKAFEQCAGFLRITGGAEPLDASSVHPEAYSVARKILIAAGGGPATALDPQAFVDGTFGLPTVKDIMSELEKPGRDPRPAFKAASFSEGIEKISDLKPGMILEGTVTNVAAFGAFVDVGVHQDGLVHVSALSNKFVSDPREIVKSGQVVRVKVLEADPERKRISLTLRLDDEPGAAGGRTSGGRASGGQGAGERAAGQPGQRGGGQRSGQPGQGSPRQGQGQGDRRQGGARQGKPQQAPAAPANTAMAEALRRAGLGK; encoded by the coding sequence ATGGTGACTTCAAATCTCCAACACCAGTCAGCTGACTCCGCCATCCATGCCCTGATCGCCGAAGAACTCGGCGTCAAGACCTGGCAAGTCAAAGCCGCGGTGGAACTGCTCGACGCCGGATCCACCGTTCCGTTCATCGCCCGCTACCGTAAGGAAGTCACCGGGACGCTCGATGACACCCAGCTCCGCGACCTTGAGGAACGCCTCAGATATCTGCGTGAGCTGGAAGAACGACGCAAATCCGTCCTGGAGGCGATTGCCGCCCAAGGCAAGCTGACCCCGGAACTGGAAGCCGCCGTCGTCGGGGCCGATACCAAGGCGCGCCTTGAGGACATCTACCTCCCCTTCAAATCCAAGCGCCGCACCAAGGCCCAGATCGCCCGCGAAGCCGGGCTGGAACCACTGGCCGATGTCCTGCTCGCCAATCCGCACCTGGACCCCGCCACCGAGGCCGCCAAATACCTGAACGCCGAGCACTCCATCGACGACGCCGCCGCGGCGCTCGCAGGGGCCCGTGCCATCCTGGTGGAGCGCGTCGGGCAGGACGCTGACCTCGCCGAGGACCTCCGCGAACGCCTGTGGAAGCAGGGGCGGATGGTGTCCCGCGTCAAGAAGGGCATGGAGACCGAGGGCCAGAAGTTCAAGGACTACTACGAGTTCACGCAGGTGCCTTCCGGCATGCCGTCGCATCGCGTGCTCGCCCTGTTGCGCGGTGAAAAGGACGGCGTCCTTGAGCTGGACCTCGCCGAAGCAGACCCTGCCGACGACGACGCCCTGGCTGCCGCCCGGGGCCGCTACGAGAACGCTGTTGCCAAGTGCCTGGGGGTCGCCAATCAGGGGCGGCCCGCCGACACCTGGTTGACGCAAACTGCCCAGCTCGCCTGGCGGGGCCGTATTCTGGACCGGCTGACCACTGACCTTCGCGGACGCATGTTCGCCGACGCCGAGGACGAGGCCGTTCGCGTCTTTGCGGCCAACCTGCGCGATGTCCTGCTGGCCGCACCGGCCGGCAACCGCGCCACGCTTGGCCTTGACCCCGGGCTCCGCACCGGCGTCAAGGTGGCGGTGGTGGACGGCACCGGCAAGGTTGTCACCACGGACACCATCTACCCCCACGCCCCTGCGAAGAAGTGGGACGAAGCATTGGCCACCCTCGGCCGGCTGGCCAAGCAGTACAACGTGGAACTCGTGGCGATCGGCAACGGAACGGCGTCGCGCGAGACGGACAAACTGGCCACTGAGCTCATCAAGTCCCTCGAAGCCGCCGGCTCCAAGGGCATCCAGAAGCTTGTTGTTTCCGAGGCTGGAGCTTCGGTGTACTCCGCCTCCGCACTGGCGGCATCCGAGCTCCCGGGCATGGATGTTTCGCTGCGTGGTGCTGTCTCCATCGCGCGTCGCCTGCAGGACCCCTTGGCAGAGCTGGTAAAAATCGAACCCAAGTCCATCGGCGTGGGGCAGTACCAGCACGACGTCACCGCCGCGAAGCTCGACCGCTCATTGGATGCCGTAGTGGAAGACTGCGTGAACGCCGTGGGCGTGGACGTGAACACAGCATCCCCGGCGCTGCTCAGTCGAGTGGCCGGCGTCGGGCCGCTGCTGAGCGAGAACATCGTGGCTTACAGGAACCAGAATGGGCCGTTCGCGAAGCGCAGCGACCTCAAGAAGGTGCCCCGGCTCGGTGCCAAGGCGTTCGAGCAGTGCGCAGGCTTCCTCCGGATCACCGGGGGAGCGGAACCGTTGGATGCCTCCAGCGTGCACCCTGAAGCGTATTCTGTGGCTCGGAAGATCCTGATCGCAGCCGGTGGCGGTCCCGCCACGGCATTGGATCCGCAGGCTTTCGTGGATGGCACGTTCGGCCTGCCAACGGTCAAGGACATCATGTCCGAACTGGAGAAGCCCGGCCGCGACCCCCGTCCTGCTTTCAAGGCGGCGTCGTTCTCCGAGGGCATCGAGAAGATCTCCGACCTCAAGCCCGGCATGATCCTGGAAGGCACTGTTACCAATGTGGCCGCCTTCGGTGCGTTCGTTGATGTCGGAGTGCACCAGGACGGCCTGGTCCACGTGTCGGCACTATCCAACAAGTTCGTCTCGGATCCGCGCGAGATCGTGAAGTCCGGCCAAGTAGTACGGGTCAAAGTGTTGGAGGCCGACCCCGAACGCAAGCGCATCTCCCTGACATTGAGGCTCGACGACGAACCAGGCGCTGCTGGTGGGCGCACCTCGGGTGGACGTGCTTCGGGCGGCCAGGGTGCTGGCGAGCGTGCTGCTGGTCAGCCGGGTCAGCGTGGCGGCGGCCAGCGTTCGGGCCAGCCGGGCCAGGGTTCGCCGCGTCAGGGGCAGGGGCAGGGTGATCGGCGTCAGGGCGGCGCGCGCCAAGGCAAGCCCCAGCAGGCTCCGGCCGCTCCTGCCAACACAGCAATGGCTGAAGCGTTGCGAAGGGCCGGACTGGGTAAATAA
- a CDS encoding putative hydrolase, alpha/beta fold family domain (identified by match to protein family HMM PF00561) has translation MTQPWSPDILGEGFEQQTLTLDGGAVATLVRYLGTAPEWPEAVDGIPDPAGIDADVLYVHGWSDYFFQRHVAEFWHRAGARFYALDLHNYGRSLGPGLVPGFVTNLADYDADIAAALSAMGRSGDAGQDRPLILLGHSTGGLTLSLWASRHPGIASALILNSPWLEFQATELGRRAIAPLVGLHARLHPLAPLPPVDPGIYTRAVSATLDGEWDYNLEWRPDRGFPITPAFLDAVFRGQATVAAGLGIDVPVLVLLSDKSYLQPKWSADALTADVALNVDAVAHRSLSLADTVTVSRLPNAFHDIFLSPEPVRRLAFERIGRWLPMALQPSNAEVWEARTAGL, from the coding sequence ATGACTCAGCCGTGGTCCCCGGACATTCTTGGCGAAGGCTTCGAGCAACAAACGCTGACGCTCGACGGCGGTGCTGTGGCCACCTTGGTGCGGTACCTGGGCACCGCCCCGGAGTGGCCGGAGGCCGTGGACGGCATTCCGGACCCCGCAGGAATCGACGCCGACGTTCTGTATGTCCACGGCTGGTCGGACTACTTCTTCCAACGGCACGTAGCCGAGTTCTGGCATCGGGCCGGCGCCCGCTTCTACGCCTTGGACCTGCATAACTACGGCCGCAGCCTCGGTCCTGGCCTCGTGCCTGGCTTCGTCACCAACCTGGCGGACTACGACGCCGACATCGCAGCAGCGCTGTCCGCCATGGGCCGCTCCGGGGATGCCGGCCAAGACCGGCCGCTCATTCTGTTGGGCCACTCCACCGGTGGACTCACCCTCAGCCTGTGGGCGTCCCGCCACCCAGGCATCGCATCGGCCTTGATCCTCAACAGCCCCTGGCTGGAATTTCAGGCTACCGAGCTCGGCAGGCGGGCGATCGCACCCTTGGTAGGGCTGCACGCCCGGCTCCACCCCTTGGCACCACTGCCGCCAGTAGATCCGGGAATCTACACCCGGGCCGTATCAGCCACCCTTGACGGTGAGTGGGACTACAACCTCGAGTGGCGGCCCGACCGGGGATTCCCCATCACTCCTGCATTCCTTGACGCCGTGTTCCGCGGCCAGGCGACCGTCGCAGCCGGTTTGGGCATCGATGTTCCGGTACTCGTGCTGCTCTCGGACAAGAGCTACCTCCAGCCAAAATGGTCGGCCGACGCGCTCACTGCTGACGTTGCACTCAATGTCGACGCCGTGGCCCACCGCTCGTTGTCCTTGGCCGATACCGTCACCGTGAGCCGGTTGCCGAACGCGTTCCACGACATCTTCCTCTCACCGGAACCGGTCAGGCGACTAGCTTTCGAGCGCATCGGGCGCTGGCTACCCATGGCGTTGCAGCCCTCGAACGCCGAGGTGTGGGAAGCCAGGACCGCGGGTTTGTAG
- a CDS encoding putative integral membrane protein (identified by match to protein family HMM PF07784) codes for MDFAGVAVMVIGALISVPLALRGYQPKRARGLAPFSPYRSYRQLLGRSILLGLELLVAADIIRTVAVTPTFESVGVLAIIVLIRTFLSFSLELEITGRWPWQKEKDS; via the coding sequence ATGGACTTCGCGGGGGTGGCCGTCATGGTGATCGGAGCCCTGATTTCGGTTCCCCTGGCCCTCCGCGGATACCAGCCTAAGCGGGCTCGCGGGCTCGCCCCGTTTTCTCCGTACCGCTCTTACCGGCAGTTGCTGGGCAGGTCCATTCTTTTGGGGCTCGAGCTCCTTGTGGCCGCCGACATCATCAGAACCGTGGCCGTCACCCCCACTTTTGAAAGCGTCGGAGTCCTGGCCATCATCGTGCTGATCCGCACGTTCCTCAGCTTTTCCCTCGAGCTGGAAATTACGGGCCGCTGGCCGTGGCAGAAGGAAAAGGACTCATGA
- the add gene encoding adenosine deaminase (identified by match to protein family HMM PF00962; match to protein family HMM TIGR01430): METFGEKTTSTAPPVAELHLHIEGTLQPELIFALAERNGIELPYEDIEELREKYEFTDLQSFLDLYYANMAVLQTEQDFTDMTRAYLERAAAGGVRHAEIMMDPQAHTSRGVALETCVNGVANALATSEEDFGVSTLLIAAFLRDMSEDSALEVLDQLLAMHAPIAGIGLDSAEVGNPPSKFERLYQRAAEAGLRRIAHAGEEGPASYITEALDVLHVERIDHGIRCMEDTDVVQRLVAEQVPLTVCPLSNVRLRAVDKLADHPLPEMLAIGLNVCVNSDDPAYFGGYVDDNFEQLVKVLEFSVPEQATLAANSIRSSFASDARKAVLLDEVTEWVKASVTPA; this comes from the coding sequence GTGGAAACTTTTGGCGAGAAAACTACCTCAACGGCGCCTCCGGTTGCCGAACTGCACCTGCACATCGAAGGGACTCTCCAGCCAGAGCTGATCTTTGCCCTGGCCGAACGAAACGGCATCGAACTGCCGTACGAAGACATTGAGGAACTCCGGGAAAAGTACGAGTTCACTGACCTGCAATCTTTCCTGGACCTCTACTACGCCAACATGGCCGTCCTGCAGACCGAGCAGGATTTCACTGACATGACGCGTGCGTATCTGGAGCGGGCCGCTGCCGGGGGAGTGCGCCATGCGGAAATCATGATGGACCCGCAGGCGCACACATCCCGGGGTGTGGCGCTGGAGACCTGCGTCAATGGTGTGGCCAACGCCTTGGCCACGTCCGAAGAAGACTTTGGCGTCTCCACTCTCCTCATCGCTGCGTTCCTGCGCGACATGTCCGAGGATTCGGCGCTTGAGGTGCTGGACCAGCTCCTGGCCATGCACGCGCCGATCGCCGGCATCGGCTTGGACTCCGCAGAGGTGGGCAATCCGCCGTCGAAATTTGAGCGACTGTACCAGCGCGCCGCTGAAGCCGGTTTGCGGAGGATCGCACACGCGGGCGAAGAAGGACCGGCCTCCTACATCACCGAGGCACTGGATGTGCTTCACGTCGAACGGATCGATCACGGCATCCGCTGCATGGAAGACACGGATGTGGTGCAACGGCTCGTCGCTGAACAGGTTCCCTTGACTGTCTGCCCGCTCTCCAATGTCCGGCTCCGCGCGGTGGATAAGCTGGCTGACCACCCATTGCCCGAGATGTTGGCGATTGGGCTGAACGTTTGCGTGAACTCGGATGACCCCGCTTACTTTGGCGGCTACGTGGACGACAACTTCGAGCAACTGGTCAAGGTCCTGGAGTTCTCGGTTCCGGAGCAGGCCACCTTGGCTGCCAACTCCATCCGTTCCTCCTTTGCCAGTGACGCCCGGAAAGCGGTGCTGCTGGACGAGGTCACGGAGTGGGTCAAGGCCTCCGTAACGCCCGCCTAA
- a CDS encoding hypothetical protein (identified by Glimmer2; putative), whose protein sequence is MGANTAENTNLRLKAVLDILAENVWSGATLNAGEVLAEAIVRVPFNDHEAELLSGGIPRGHKTLTSASAKLVKSGWLVKGRSGWTIPEDGLRATVAFPDAAAFGAALDAGTPVPADVAVPTAPPAKPQAKKAAATKRTATKKVSAPKVAAADVAEPKVAAAKVSAPKAKAATAKASSAGAAPAAKKSTRKAPAKAAAASAVETVPQPDAVAIAGDFNKILGAPEDWAPQYDEAQMEFNPIVQVWTLTAELPAGFYTYKIALNRSWDENYGAFGARDGANHELNHDGGPVTITYSHTTRDIVVG, encoded by the coding sequence ATGGGCGCGAACACCGCCGAGAACACCAACCTTCGTCTGAAGGCCGTCCTGGACATCCTCGCCGAAAACGTATGGTCCGGGGCAACGCTGAACGCCGGCGAGGTGCTGGCCGAAGCGATCGTCCGAGTACCTTTCAATGACCACGAGGCTGAACTTCTCAGTGGTGGCATCCCTCGCGGCCACAAGACCCTGACGTCGGCATCGGCCAAGCTGGTCAAGTCCGGATGGTTGGTCAAGGGACGTTCGGGCTGGACCATTCCGGAGGACGGCCTGCGTGCGACAGTCGCGTTCCCGGACGCGGCCGCTTTCGGAGCAGCGCTCGACGCCGGAACGCCGGTACCTGCCGACGTCGCCGTTCCGACGGCCCCGCCCGCGAAGCCCCAGGCCAAGAAGGCAGCTGCTACCAAGCGGACTGCCACGAAGAAGGTCTCCGCGCCCAAGGTTGCGGCTGCCGACGTAGCTGAGCCGAAGGTCGCTGCGGCCAAGGTCTCCGCGCCGAAGGCCAAGGCTGCAACAGCCAAGGCTTCCTCCGCGGGGGCTGCCCCTGCTGCGAAGAAGTCCACCCGCAAGGCGCCGGCGAAAGCAGCGGCGGCATCCGCCGTCGAGACTGTGCCGCAACCGGACGCCGTCGCGATCGCCGGTGACTTCAACAAGATCCTTGGAGCACCCGAGGACTGGGCGCCGCAGTACGACGAAGCCCAGATGGAGTTCAACCCAATCGTCCAGGTGTGGACGCTGACGGCTGAACTGCCCGCCGGTTTCTACACGTACAAGATTGCGCTGAACCGTTCTTGGGATGAGAACTATGGTGCGTTCGGTGCCCGTGACGGAGCCAACCATGAGTTGAACCACGACGGCGGCCCCGTCACCATCACGTACAGCCACACGACGCGGGACATCGTGGTCGGCTAA
- a CDS encoding putative Acylphosphatase (identified by match to protein family HMM PF00708): MTDETLRLTARITGVVQGVGFRYWTARKADELLLKGTVRNSADGSVELVAEGSAADVDSIVKWLHSSRAPGRVENVDFQVSDATGEFDDFRIID, from the coding sequence ATGACTGACGAAACCCTCCGCCTCACAGCCCGTATCACCGGCGTGGTCCAGGGCGTGGGTTTTCGCTATTGGACTGCCCGGAAAGCGGATGAACTCCTGCTGAAAGGGACGGTACGCAACAGCGCGGACGGTTCCGTTGAACTGGTGGCCGAAGGCTCAGCGGCCGACGTGGACAGCATCGTGAAGTGGCTTCACTCGTCGCGGGCGCCGGGCCGGGTGGAGAACGTTGATTTCCAGGTTTCCGACGCAACGGGGGAGTTCGACGACTTCCGGATTATCGACTAG
- a CDS encoding putative transcriptional regulator, TetR family (identified by match to protein family HMM PF00440) gives MASSYPKGLATRQRLVDSMLELIQLHGYHGTGLNTVLARSGAPKGSLYFHFPEGKTELGIAAVGLAGDQFAELIGTATTTASSPSAAVDALVAELKGILEASDYQAGCPVSSVALDAGSENEPLREACGQVYDAWVSAVSSYLSTFGLKKEQAQPLATSMICLVEGSLILSRAYKSTQPLDAAAGTLKMLMKAVHSEANA, from the coding sequence ATGGCTTCTTCGTATCCCAAAGGACTCGCAACCCGGCAGCGCTTAGTGGACTCCATGCTCGAGCTCATCCAGCTTCACGGCTACCACGGAACGGGGCTCAACACGGTGCTGGCACGATCCGGGGCCCCGAAGGGCTCCCTGTACTTTCATTTCCCGGAGGGGAAAACCGAACTCGGGATCGCCGCTGTGGGGCTGGCCGGCGATCAGTTCGCTGAGCTGATCGGCACGGCGACCACAACGGCCTCCTCGCCCAGCGCCGCGGTAGACGCACTGGTCGCCGAACTCAAAGGCATTCTGGAAGCCAGTGATTACCAAGCCGGTTGTCCTGTCTCATCCGTTGCCTTGGACGCAGGGTCTGAGAACGAGCCGCTCCGGGAGGCATGCGGCCAGGTGTATGACGCCTGGGTCAGTGCAGTGTCCAGCTACCTTTCTACGTTCGGGCTCAAGAAAGAGCAGGCGCAACCTTTGGCGACGTCGATGATCTGCCTGGTGGAGGGCTCCCTCATTCTGTCCCGCGCCTACAAGTCCACCCAGCCTCTGGACGCAGCTGCCGGGACGCTCAAAATGTTGATGAAGGCAGTTCACAGCGAGGCGAACGCATGA
- a CDS encoding putative NAD dependent epimerase/dehydratase family protein (identified by match to protein family HMM PF01370; match to protein family HMM PF07993), with product MSSRHALVFGATGHIGKWLVRELLQRGVTVTAAVRTEHSSQRLAEWLAKHDAGGRPTFVLVDFSLDDLGQDPASNAFKSVTEVHNVAGAFAFGMTAEAAHAANVTSAERVVRFAAKLPAVTRVVHLSGYRVGGQDPAEGPWDDSRRAKDYKRLGAYEGSKVESDAVVQATARSLGVPFTMVNPATVIGDSINGESGQVLGLATTVLDLFRGKLPVLPGNQRTFVPVVTADYLASFMALVPNKPEAENASYWVLDDATPPLPELLGMLGKHLNVRVPWFKIPSALLKKLPAKLTGADPETLSFLSEDRYPTAAAVALAEAGGLHHPPVETALKRWADYLVAAEPAAREDRVASM from the coding sequence ATGAGCTCCCGCCACGCTCTGGTATTCGGCGCCACGGGCCACATCGGAAAATGGCTGGTCCGCGAACTATTGCAGCGGGGCGTGACTGTCACAGCTGCCGTGCGCACGGAACATTCCTCTCAACGACTGGCGGAGTGGCTGGCGAAGCACGACGCGGGCGGGCGCCCAACTTTCGTCCTGGTGGACTTCAGTCTGGACGACCTCGGCCAGGATCCGGCGTCGAACGCTTTCAAGTCCGTGACCGAAGTCCATAACGTCGCTGGCGCATTTGCGTTCGGAATGACTGCCGAGGCTGCCCATGCCGCGAACGTGACCAGCGCCGAGCGCGTGGTTCGCTTTGCCGCGAAGCTGCCGGCGGTGACCAGGGTGGTGCATCTGTCCGGTTACCGGGTGGGGGGCCAGGACCCTGCCGAGGGGCCATGGGATGACTCCCGCCGCGCCAAAGACTACAAACGCCTGGGCGCCTACGAGGGGTCCAAGGTGGAGTCTGACGCCGTAGTGCAAGCAACCGCGCGTTCGCTGGGCGTTCCATTCACCATGGTCAACCCGGCCACCGTGATCGGGGATTCCATCAATGGTGAGTCCGGGCAAGTGTTGGGCCTCGCCACCACCGTGCTGGATCTCTTCCGTGGAAAGCTGCCCGTGCTGCCTGGCAATCAGCGCACGTTCGTCCCAGTGGTCACAGCCGATTATCTGGCCTCCTTTATGGCGCTGGTCCCAAACAAGCCCGAAGCGGAAAATGCCTCCTACTGGGTACTCGACGACGCCACGCCGCCGTTGCCGGAGCTACTGGGGATGCTCGGGAAGCACCTCAATGTCCGGGTCCCATGGTTCAAAATCCCTAGCGCCCTGCTGAAGAAACTGCCCGCAAAACTGACTGGGGCAGACCCGGAAACATTGTCGTTCCTGTCTGAAGATCGATATCCGACGGCGGCCGCGGTCGCCTTGGCGGAGGCTGGCGGATTGCACCACCCTCCTGTCGAGACCGCCTTGAAGCGCTGGGCCGACTACTTGGTGGCGGCCGAACCTGCCGCAAGAGAAGACCGCGTCGCCTCAATGTAA